In one window of Kitasatospora sp. MMS16-BH015 DNA:
- a CDS encoding LamG-like jellyroll fold domain-containing protein yields MAVAALSLATSLGAPAAHADDDGLPSAAAIAALDATHLGERPPGTVVDAALAQAKADGKDVPVLSLTTEYSETVATPDGHLRESRQVEPQRMKRDGTWIPLDATLTAGPDGTLSPTASSSVLTLSGGGAGPLAVMTNAGGQQLSITAPFALPAPTTTGDSALYPNVAPDTDLKVTVTKEGGFSTVLIVKTPAAAANPALRKLSWPTAAKGVKVSADSSGNISALDDTTGKPVFTAPTPIMWDSRTTTGNSPSTGTGAKAMARSFKAAAAPSDSAPAPVNPVTPPPGAPATSSASGPGAGAAVAAMPVAASNGTVDLTPSQDLLTDPGTRFPVYIDPSWSNRDANFQAWAWTESADPTRVSNGSTPGVDTNHLGVGQCGTRYPNGDPCTTTTYERSYYQFDVRGWHNALVNSATLKINEYSSADHSCTQTYPVSAYATTAIDGNTSWSNKPADGTLQETRDVGGSGGDGCYGNVPVYFNVTPAMSDAAKNSRDLLTFGIYGDQDNPFALKYFNASPALTVVYDLYPNIPTNLHTAPSPPRIFGTGIGGVGLTTTDVESCADVPASSYGWINTDTTALQSTVSTPTQPAPLLNEWAHIWDNTVPTDLNNNGWGNPVPNGGTTSYQLPANSLKDGHYYGWYAFTNDGIAYSPTAPVCHFAVDLTPPTLTLPSENDLVDTGKLQLPPSGNGQDSPIHTGETGYIKFQANDAPDPHGNGKVASGIAALRWSYDPAPAPNWGWVSPTWVPGGASAGINATGLPVRATHWGTNVIYVQVMDRAGNISASTAFSFYVPWSPVPLAYGDFSGDARPDVLAPAPNGDLLDYSQALTFSAPATVPGISGFPNAPGVVATKDQAPPVSNTPDSRIGWNKFRISHRGSKDNSRNVDDVFAHQDPNNANMDNGGPDLTYLKNSHTLNGTFTKDPTTLNRPLCQTSQAVQPTQPIPAPNCGPDDYGPATSWATVSQITPIGSPTTTLTPDGKFTNATGLLVIEKGNLWYYPAGIGQVTSPTTIADFASPIQLTTDRSWGNYDLIVPGDALDTKSPATPTLWVRARSDAGTVHAGDIYQYALEFGTATDKANPTGYTIVTKIDQYPATPIGTGVTVQDWPVVGAASLTSDDVPDLWARGSTTNQITTWAGVTDPSKPGAPVVAFTRRDDQWTLSQTRTDANNFNNLTVTDPVSWGTPLPSMPGSTGSLRLDGGMATAAGTAVDTKSAYTVSAWVKLDNVASYQTFVSQAGTNTSAFYLQYNKALNAWTFLTTSTDSSGATQYIAHSNPQAVSGNWTHLVGTYTPGDTKGPDGSLTLYVNGEYAGSAGVPNTDQNSWSASGPLTIGGVKLTGGATSNQVHGNIADVRTYPYVLTKEQVKTIYNNQ; encoded by the coding sequence TTGGCTGTTGCCGCTCTCAGCCTGGCCACGTCACTGGGCGCGCCTGCGGCTCACGCCGATGACGACGGCCTGCCGAGTGCGGCCGCGATCGCCGCGCTGGACGCCACGCACCTGGGCGAGCGCCCGCCAGGCACCGTGGTGGACGCCGCGCTCGCCCAGGCCAAGGCCGACGGGAAGGACGTCCCGGTCCTCTCGCTCACCACGGAGTACTCGGAGACCGTCGCCACGCCCGACGGGCACCTGCGCGAGAGCCGCCAGGTCGAACCCCAGCGCATGAAGCGCGACGGCACCTGGATACCGCTCGACGCGACCCTCACGGCTGGCCCCGACGGCACCCTGTCACCCACGGCGTCCTCCTCCGTTCTCACCCTCTCCGGTGGCGGAGCCGGCCCGCTGGCCGTGATGACGAACGCCGGCGGCCAGCAGCTCTCCATCACCGCCCCGTTCGCACTGCCCGCGCCGACCACCACCGGTGACAGCGCGCTCTACCCGAACGTCGCGCCCGACACCGACCTCAAGGTCACCGTGACGAAGGAGGGCGGCTTCTCCACCGTCCTCATCGTCAAGACCCCGGCCGCAGCCGCCAATCCGGCGCTCAGGAAGCTCAGTTGGCCCACCGCGGCCAAGGGCGTCAAGGTCAGCGCCGACAGCTCCGGCAATATCAGCGCCCTCGACGACACCACGGGCAAGCCCGTCTTCACCGCCCCGACCCCGATCATGTGGGACTCGCGCACCACCACCGGCAACTCGCCCTCGACCGGCACCGGCGCAAAGGCCATGGCCAGGTCCTTCAAGGCCGCAGCCGCTCCCAGCGATTCCGCGCCGGCTCCCGTGAACCCGGTCACGCCGCCCCCGGGCGCCCCGGCCACCAGCAGCGCCTCGGGCCCGGGTGCCGGCGCTGCCGTGGCCGCGATGCCGGTCGCCGCGAGCAACGGCACGGTCGACCTGACGCCGAGCCAGGACCTCCTGACGGACCCGGGTACCCGGTTCCCGGTGTACATCGACCCGAGCTGGTCCAACAGAGACGCGAACTTCCAGGCCTGGGCCTGGACCGAGAGCGCCGACCCGACCCGGGTCTCGAACGGCAGCACGCCGGGTGTCGACACCAACCACCTCGGCGTCGGCCAGTGCGGCACCCGTTACCCCAACGGCGATCCCTGTACCACCACCACCTACGAGCGCAGCTACTACCAGTTCGACGTCCGGGGATGGCACAACGCCCTCGTCAACAGCGCCACCCTCAAGATCAACGAGTACTCCTCGGCCGACCACAGCTGCACCCAGACCTACCCGGTCAGCGCCTACGCGACCACCGCGATCGACGGCAACACCAGCTGGTCGAACAAGCCCGCTGACGGCACCCTCCAAGAGACCCGGGACGTCGGGGGCTCCGGCGGCGACGGCTGCTACGGCAACGTGCCCGTCTACTTCAACGTCACCCCCGCGATGAGCGACGCCGCGAAGAACTCCCGGGACCTGCTGACCTTCGGCATCTACGGCGACCAGGACAACCCCTTCGCCCTCAAGTACTTCAACGCCAGCCCCGCCCTGACCGTCGTCTACGACCTCTACCCCAACATCCCCACCAACCTGCACACCGCACCCTCCCCGCCCAGGATCTTCGGCACCGGTATCGGCGGCGTCGGCCTGACCACCACCGACGTCGAATCCTGCGCCGATGTCCCCGCCTCCAGCTACGGCTGGATCAACACCGACACCACCGCCCTCCAGTCGACGGTCTCCACCCCGACCCAGCCGGCACCCCTGCTGAACGAGTGGGCGCACATCTGGGACAACACCGTCCCCACCGACCTCAACAACAACGGCTGGGGCAACCCCGTCCCCAACGGCGGCACCACGAGCTACCAACTACCCGCCAACTCCCTCAAGGACGGCCACTACTACGGCTGGTACGCCTTCACCAACGACGGCATCGCCTACAGCCCCACCGCACCCGTCTGCCACTTCGCCGTCGACCTGACGCCGCCGACCCTTACTCTCCCCTCCGAGAACGACTTGGTCGACACCGGCAAGCTGCAGCTCCCCCCGTCCGGCAACGGACAGGACAGCCCCATACACACCGGTGAGACCGGCTACATCAAGTTCCAGGCCAACGACGCCCCCGATCCCCATGGAAACGGAAAGGTTGCCTCCGGTATCGCTGCGCTGCGCTGGAGCTACGACCCGGCCCCCGCTCCGAACTGGGGCTGGGTCTCCCCCACCTGGGTCCCCGGCGGCGCGTCGGCGGGGATCAACGCCACCGGCCTGCCGGTCCGGGCCACGCACTGGGGCACCAACGTCATCTACGTGCAGGTGATGGACAGGGCCGGCAACATCAGCGCGTCCACCGCGTTCTCGTTCTACGTGCCCTGGTCCCCCGTCCCCCTCGCTTACGGGGACTTCTCCGGCGACGCACGCCCCGACGTCCTGGCCCCAGCCCCCAACGGTGACCTCCTCGACTACAGCCAGGCCCTCACCTTCAGCGCCCCCGCCACCGTCCCCGGCATCAGCGGGTTTCCCAACGCGCCAGGGGTGGTCGCCACCAAGGACCAGGCACCCCCCGTCAGCAACACCCCGGACAGTCGCATCGGCTGGAACAAGTTCCGTATCAGCCACCGCGGTTCGAAGGACAACTCGCGGAACGTGGACGATGTCTTCGCCCACCAGGACCCCAACAACGCCAACATGGACAACGGCGGCCCGGATCTCACTTACCTGAAGAACAGCCACACGCTCAACGGAACCTTCACCAAGGACCCCACCACGCTCAACCGCCCACTCTGCCAGACGTCCCAGGCAGTCCAGCCCACTCAGCCGATCCCCGCGCCCAACTGCGGCCCAGACGACTACGGACCCGCCACGAGCTGGGCCACCGTCAGCCAGATCACCCCGATCGGCTCGCCCACCACCACCCTCACCCCGGACGGCAAGTTCACCAACGCGACCGGCCTCCTCGTCATCGAGAAGGGAAACCTCTGGTACTACCCCGCCGGGATCGGCCAGGTGACCAGTCCGACCACGATCGCCGACTTCGCCAGTCCCATCCAGCTCACCACAGACCGGAGCTGGGGCAACTACGACCTCATCGTTCCCGGGGACGCACTGGACACCAAGTCCCCCGCCACGCCGACCCTGTGGGTCCGCGCCCGCAGTGACGCCGGCACCGTCCACGCCGGCGACATTTACCAGTACGCGCTGGAGTTCGGCACCGCCACCGACAAGGCGAACCCCACCGGCTACACCATCGTCACCAAGATCGACCAATACCCCGCCACACCCATCGGCACCGGAGTGACTGTCCAGGACTGGCCCGTCGTCGGCGCCGCGAGCCTCACCAGCGACGACGTCCCCGACCTCTGGGCCCGGGGCAGCACGACCAACCAGATCACCACCTGGGCAGGCGTCACCGACCCGAGCAAGCCCGGCGCCCCGGTCGTCGCCTTCACCCGCCGCGACGACCAGTGGACCCTCTCCCAGACCAGGACCGACGCCAACAACTTCAACAACCTCACCGTCACCGACCCGGTGTCCTGGGGCACGCCGCTGCCGTCCATGCCCGGCTCCACCGGCTCCCTGCGGCTCGACGGCGGAATGGCAACAGCGGCAGGCACCGCCGTCGACACCAAGAGCGCCTACACGGTCAGCGCCTGGGTCAAGCTCGACAACGTCGCCAGTTACCAGACCTTCGTCTCCCAGGCGGGCACGAACACGAGCGCCTTCTACCTCCAGTACAACAAGGCCCTCAACGCCTGGACCTTCCTGACCACGTCCACCGACTCATCCGGAGCTACGCAGTACATCGCCCACAGCAACCCGCAGGCCGTCTCGGGAAACTGGACTCACCTCGTCGGCACCTACACCCCCGGCGACACCAAGGGTCCTGACGGCTCGCTCACGCTCTACGTCAACGGCGAGTACGCCGGCTCCGCCGGCGTCCCCAACACTGACCAGAACTCCTGGTCCGCCTCCGGCCCCCTGACCATCGGCGGCGTCAAGCTCACCGGCGGCGCCACCAGCAACCAGGTGCACGGCAACATCGCCGACGTCCGCACCTACCCCTACGTCCTCACCAAGGAGCAGGTCAAGACCATCTACAACAACCAGTGA
- a CDS encoding polymorphic toxin-type HINT domain-containing protein yields MTIHQADSKAAQAAGIDGVLLQLVPDSATVGGPAQVTLDQAALDAAAGGAFAQRGRLVTLPACALTTPQVPACTVQTPLATHVDAATKRVVADVTLPSGAKSVAAAAGRSAMASPQALNAASAPMIVAATNTASGGGGDYKASSLAPSAGWAAGNSNGGLTYNYGIQVPAPLGGAAPSVALSYNSSSVDGKTSATNSQSSWIGDGWDYTPGFIERTYRACDKHGITGSGDECWAGNNATLSFGSHSGPLVHDDSSGVWRLKNDDGTKVEFLSGANNGANNGDYVKLTDTSGTVYYFGANYLPKADGGMQTMGAASNSVSTVPVYSPSSTDPCYNSSQGAASWCQMAYRWALDFVIDPHGNLITYTYKPETGYYARGGGQNNGNGTTTAYTRANLLSQISYNQRQDEQLAAGDSLQPAARVLFRADTERCLPDSGFTCDPSLRTAANADRWYDTPVDQECQASGTCTHYSPTFFTTKRLASIATQVRKNNVWWIIDTWTLTQTFPDPLDTTSQRTLWLNSIQREGNTTGPDISLPSINFTPVMLPNRVDGIATAANGAAFPDIRRPRIQQIQTETGAVLLVDYNLPGCSRLNHVMPTSEDDNSMSCFPVKWTPPGAVAGTDPILDWFNHYTVSALTTDDPTTSANDGEYTASKTAYSYGKPGWHRDDSEFTETNARTWGDFRGYGTVTTITGNGNDGPKGRTTTTYLQGLDGDKTKGAPRSVQLTDALKEKVTDDDWLAGQVLQTDTYAQDEAKPTDLKIVASTVNRTLNPYTTGTHAKTGSTALDVPQVARYTGTTMVATALALKTDGTWRTNTKTSTLDPSHGNRAKTVLDQADGLPDLCTRTDYATGPDTQRVDLTDRVTTISGQGACSATPAASNTVSDSKILFDGLAFGKAAATANPTSTQILDSYDSSGNPHFTPQTGTTFDRYGRTVTATALTSTDSQHPGGATATTTYTPAATGEQPATVTMSAPIPGASSGTWDTTTTFDVRRGDMLTSTDPNGKTVKQVTDSLGRTVALWSAGRTASANANQTFTYTLDPNHALPPYVTTKTLTMDSSAPTYVTSVQINDGLGRARQTQSDPSASGYTGRLISDTYYDSQGRAYKTNTPWYNDLIHPSGTLVVPKTTPVEGDATVPGQTLKTFDGLGRTVSTSFRAKNSIQWTTTTAYPGVDRTDVTRPGGTAPSSTFTDARGRTTELWQYNTPTPTGNAGDATVTRYTYRSDGKPATRTDAAGNTWSYGYDQLGHQISSTDPDTGTTTQTYDAAGRVTTTTDARNQTLAYTYDLLGRKTGEYNGSISAGNQLAGWTYDDIAKGKPTSSTRYTAGASGPAYTKAVTGYDDAYRATGTKYTLPGSEFGQTDPYTYSTTSGFDPVTGNLNYTIMPAVGGLPYEPLSYKYGSYGLLTDYKGVVTYDLNTDYDAYGRPDRTTLNPWGTQVVVSTDYDQNTGQVLRDYVDQQTNQQGQTQITGYTYNTAGQITSISTTPDNTPSARDRECFTYDRLGRLTTAWTDTGDITHPPAIPFSVLSQGACANATPTSGAVPPAKTTVSKGGNPYWQEYRYDLTGNRTTLIQHDPAGDTTKDITTTQTFGQGPNTKTSSPNPDSGTGGPHALLTSSVQTGSGTPAVSKSQYDTAGNTAFVTDPGEFTTLLWDRENKLETVDKRTQPGNTHYVYDADGTQLIRRYAGKSTYFFGADEITVDNNVKPKGITATRYYPMPNGITDVRVDGGDLVAQIADHHGTGTLSIDLSTNTKTRRPVDPFGNPRGTQPAQGTWSGDKGFVGGTKDDTAGYTNLGARAYDTIHGRFISPDPLLDTADPQQWNGYAYSSNDPVNLSDPSGLMGCRSSDECDGGTQLGMNTPSREGLSTTATATNGHDADGTGHQARGTRSDGTCCRIQKVLVYPGVAIPENWDKGADFTDALYSRMQDFCKGDWGKKSCPYTNPDYPVQGYSLQITVMGACDDIGKDNCPSDVFNLSSLVLAGLADGMLVGNEGPVGMRGRLSAGAPEGKLAGVPGMGSMPVRGGACRNSFPAGTQVLLADGTYKSIENLKDGDVVLATDPQTGDTRGHEVTATIRTPDDKGFTTLTIRGLDGADQTLTSTDHHPFWSETRHMWLDAASLRAGERLRASSGATAEVISLVHHDWTMVAYNLTVADVHTYYVLAGETPVLVHNSDQNPWDNAIEWEKGHLPETGGPKNGILYKRYPDAGGALTGWGVYDESGNLTYRVDLFGAAHKGVETPHWQPYKTNVAPNGKVYVNKTPDAFPGTGPAGGPPVGCPF; encoded by the coding sequence TTGACGATTCATCAGGCTGATTCCAAGGCAGCGCAGGCTGCCGGCATCGACGGTGTCCTCCTTCAGCTGGTGCCCGATTCCGCCACGGTCGGCGGCCCCGCCCAGGTCACGCTCGACCAGGCTGCGCTGGACGCGGCGGCCGGTGGAGCGTTCGCCCAGCGCGGCCGACTCGTCACCCTGCCCGCCTGCGCGCTGACGACCCCGCAGGTCCCGGCCTGCACCGTGCAGACCCCGCTCGCCACCCACGTCGACGCCGCGACCAAGCGCGTCGTCGCCGACGTCACCCTGCCCAGCGGAGCGAAGTCCGTCGCCGCTGCTGCGGGGCGTTCCGCCATGGCGTCGCCGCAGGCGCTCAACGCGGCGTCCGCCCCCATGATCGTCGCCGCGACCAACACGGCATCGGGCGGTGGCGGCGACTACAAGGCCTCCAGCCTCGCCCCGTCGGCCGGCTGGGCGGCCGGCAACTCCAACGGCGGACTCACCTACAACTACGGCATCCAGGTGCCCGCACCGCTCGGCGGCGCAGCCCCATCGGTCGCACTGTCGTACAACTCCTCCTCCGTGGACGGCAAGACGTCTGCGACCAACTCGCAGTCCTCGTGGATCGGTGACGGCTGGGACTACACGCCCGGCTTCATCGAGCGGACCTACCGGGCCTGCGACAAGCACGGCATCACCGGATCCGGTGACGAGTGCTGGGCCGGCAACAACGCCACGCTCTCCTTCGGCTCCCACTCGGGCCCGCTGGTGCACGACGACAGTTCTGGGGTCTGGCGCCTCAAGAACGACGACGGTACCAAGGTCGAGTTCCTCTCCGGTGCCAACAACGGTGCGAACAACGGTGATTACGTCAAGCTCACCGACACCTCCGGCACCGTCTACTACTTCGGTGCCAACTACCTGCCCAAGGCTGACGGCGGCATGCAGACCATGGGGGCGGCCAGCAACTCCGTCTCCACCGTGCCGGTCTACTCGCCGAGCAGCACCGACCCCTGCTACAACTCCAGCCAGGGGGCGGCGTCCTGGTGCCAGATGGCCTACCGCTGGGCGCTCGACTTCGTCATCGACCCCCACGGCAACCTGATCACCTACACGTACAAGCCGGAGACCGGCTACTACGCGCGCGGCGGTGGCCAGAACAACGGCAACGGCACCACCACCGCCTACACCCGCGCCAACCTGCTCTCGCAGATCTCCTACAACCAGCGCCAGGACGAGCAACTCGCCGCCGGCGACAGCCTGCAGCCCGCCGCCCGCGTTCTCTTCCGTGCCGACACCGAGCGCTGCCTCCCCGACTCCGGTTTCACCTGCGACCCGAGCCTGCGCACCGCGGCCAACGCGGACCGCTGGTACGACACCCCCGTCGACCAGGAATGCCAGGCCAGCGGCACCTGCACGCACTACAGCCCGACGTTCTTCACCACCAAGCGCCTGGCCAGCATCGCCACCCAGGTCCGCAAGAACAACGTCTGGTGGATCATCGACACCTGGACCCTCACCCAGACCTTCCCCGACCCACTCGACACCACCAGCCAGCGCACCCTCTGGCTCAACTCCATCCAGCGCGAAGGCAACACCACCGGCCCCGACATCTCCCTCCCGTCGATCAACTTCACCCCGGTGATGCTGCCCAACCGCGTCGACGGCATCGCCACCGCCGCCAACGGCGCAGCCTTCCCCGACATCAGACGCCCCCGGATCCAGCAGATCCAGACCGAAACCGGCGCCGTCCTACTCGTCGACTACAACCTCCCTGGCTGCTCACGCCTCAACCATGTGATGCCAACGAGCGAGGACGACAACTCGATGTCCTGCTTCCCGGTGAAGTGGACACCGCCTGGTGCCGTCGCCGGCACCGATCCGATCCTGGACTGGTTCAACCACTACACCGTCAGCGCGCTCACCACCGACGACCCCACCACCAGTGCCAACGACGGTGAGTACACGGCGTCGAAGACGGCGTACAGCTACGGCAAGCCGGGCTGGCACCGTGACGACAGCGAGTTCACCGAGACCAACGCCCGCACGTGGGGCGACTTCCGCGGCTACGGCACCGTCACCACCATCACGGGGAACGGCAACGACGGCCCGAAGGGCCGTACCACCACCACCTACCTCCAAGGTCTCGACGGGGACAAGACCAAGGGGGCACCCCGGTCCGTCCAGCTGACCGACGCGCTCAAGGAGAAGGTCACCGACGACGACTGGCTAGCCGGCCAGGTGCTCCAGACCGACACCTACGCCCAGGACGAAGCCAAGCCGACGGATCTCAAGATCGTCGCCAGTACCGTCAACCGCACCCTCAACCCCTACACCACCGGAACACACGCCAAAACCGGCAGCACCGCCCTCGACGTCCCCCAGGTCGCGCGCTACACCGGGACGACCATGGTCGCCACGGCGCTCGCCCTGAAGACCGACGGCACCTGGCGCACCAACACCAAGACCAGCACCTTGGACCCGTCCCACGGCAACCGGGCCAAGACCGTCCTCGATCAGGCCGACGGCCTGCCGGACCTGTGCACCCGTACTGACTACGCCACCGGACCCGACACGCAGCGCGTGGACCTGACCGACCGTGTAACCACCATCAGCGGCCAGGGCGCCTGCAGCGCGACACCTGCAGCATCGAATACTGTCTCCGACAGCAAGATCCTCTTCGACGGGCTGGCGTTCGGGAAAGCCGCAGCGACGGCGAACCCCACCAGCACCCAGATCCTCGATTCATACGACAGCTCGGGCAACCCCCACTTCACGCCGCAGACGGGTACCACGTTCGACCGCTACGGCCGCACGGTCACCGCAACTGCGCTGACCAGCACCGATTCTCAGCACCCGGGAGGCGCGACCGCCACGACCACCTACACCCCGGCCGCCACAGGTGAGCAGCCCGCGACGGTGACGATGTCCGCCCCGATCCCCGGGGCGTCCAGCGGTACGTGGGATACCACCACGACGTTCGACGTGCGGCGCGGTGACATGCTGACGAGCACCGATCCGAACGGCAAGACCGTCAAGCAGGTCACCGACTCCCTTGGTCGCACCGTCGCCCTCTGGTCCGCCGGCCGGACCGCCAGCGCGAACGCCAACCAGACGTTCACCTACACACTCGACCCCAACCATGCGCTGCCGCCGTACGTCACGACGAAGACCCTCACGATGGACTCCTCGGCGCCGACATACGTGACGAGCGTCCAGATCAACGACGGTCTCGGGCGGGCTCGGCAGACACAGAGCGACCCGTCGGCTTCCGGCTACACGGGTCGGCTGATCTCCGATACCTACTACGACTCCCAGGGCCGGGCCTACAAGACCAACACGCCCTGGTACAACGACCTCATCCACCCGAGCGGAACCCTGGTGGTGCCGAAGACCACTCCAGTGGAAGGCGACGCGACGGTCCCAGGGCAGACACTGAAGACCTTCGACGGCCTCGGCCGCACCGTCTCCACCAGCTTCCGCGCCAAGAACAGCATCCAGTGGACCACCACCACCGCTTACCCGGGCGTGGACCGCACCGACGTCACCCGGCCGGGCGGCACAGCCCCCAGCAGCACGTTCACCGACGCTCGGGGGCGCACCACGGAGCTGTGGCAGTACAACACGCCGACCCCGACCGGGAACGCGGGCGACGCGACCGTCACCCGCTACACCTACCGTTCGGACGGCAAGCCCGCCACCCGCACCGACGCGGCCGGCAACACCTGGTCCTACGGCTACGACCAACTCGGCCACCAGATCAGCTCCACCGACCCCGACACCGGCACCACCACCCAGACCTACGACGCGGCAGGACGCGTCACCACCACCACCGACGCCCGCAACCAGACCCTCGCCTACACCTACGACCTCCTCGGCCGCAAGACAGGCGAGTACAACGGCAGCATCAGCGCCGGCAACCAGCTCGCCGGCTGGACCTACGACGACATCGCCAAGGGCAAGCCCACCAGCTCTACCCGCTACACCGCCGGAGCATCCGGCCCGGCCTACACCAAGGCCGTCACCGGCTACGACGACGCCTACCGCGCCACCGGCACCAAGTACACCCTCCCCGGCAGCGAGTTCGGCCAGACCGACCCGTACACCTACTCCACCACCAGTGGCTTCGATCCGGTCACCGGCAACCTCAACTACACGATCATGCCCGCCGTCGGCGGACTCCCGTACGAACCCCTCAGCTACAAGTACGGTTCCTACGGCCTGCTCACCGACTACAAGGGCGTCGTCACCTACGACCTCAACACGGACTACGACGCCTACGGCCGCCCGGACCGCACGACGCTGAACCCGTGGGGTACCCAGGTCGTTGTCAGCACCGACTACGACCAGAACACCGGCCAGGTCCTGCGCGACTACGTCGACCAGCAGACCAACCAGCAAGGCCAGACCCAGATCACCGGGTATACCTACAACACCGCCGGGCAGATCACCTCCATCTCCACCACCCCCGACAACACACCCTCCGCCCGCGACCGGGAGTGCTTCACCTACGACCGCCTCGGCCGCCTCACCACCGCCTGGACCGACACCGGCGACATCACCCACCCACCCGCCATCCCGTTCTCCGTCCTCTCCCAGGGCGCCTGCGCCAACGCGACGCCCACCAGCGGCGCCGTCCCGCCCGCCAAGACCACCGTCAGCAAGGGCGGGAACCCCTACTGGCAGGAGTACCGCTACGACCTGACCGGCAACCGCACCACCCTCATCCAGCACGACCCGGCCGGTGACACCACCAAGGACATCACCACCACCCAGACCTTCGGCCAAGGCCCCAACACCAAGACCAGCAGTCCCAACCCGGACAGCGGCACCGGAGGACCGCACGCCCTCCTCACCTCCTCCGTCCAGACCGGCAGCGGCACCCCCGCTGTCAGCAAGTCCCAGTACGACACCGCCGGCAACACTGCCTTCGTCACCGACCCCGGCGAGTTCACCACCCTTCTCTGGGACCGCGAGAACAAGCTCGAAACCGTCGACAAGCGCACCCAACCCGGCAACACCCACTACGTCTACGACGCCGACGGCACCCAACTCATCCGCCGCTACGCCGGCAAGAGCACCTACTTCTTCGGTGCCGACGAGATCACCGTCGACAACAACGTCAAACCGAAGGGCATCACCGCCACCCGCTACTACCCGATGCCCAACGGCATCACCGATGTCCGCGTCGACGGCGGCGACCTGGTCGCGCAGATCGCCGATCACCACGGCACCGGCACCCTCTCCATCGACCTGAGCACCAACACCAAGACCCGCCGCCCGGTCGACCCGTTCGGCAACCCCCGAGGCACCCAACCCGCCCAGGGCACTTGGTCGGGTGACAAGGGCTTCGTCGGCGGCACCAAGGACGACACTGCCGGCTACACCAACCTCGGCGCCCGCGCCTACGACACCATCCACGGCCGGTTCATCAGCCCCGACCCGCTGCTCGACACGGCGGATCCGCAGCAGTGGAACGGCTACGCCTACAGCAGCAACGACCCGGTCAACCTCAGCGACCCCAGTGGCCTGATGGGCTGCCGCTCGTCCGATGAATGTGACGGTGGTACCCAGCTCGGAATGAACACACCGTCGAGGGAAGGACTGTCGACCACCGCGACGGCCACCAACGGTCATGACGCCGACGGCACCGGCCACCAGGCGCGCGGGACTCGCAGTGACGGTACGTGCTGCCGTATCCAGAAAGTCCTCGTTTACCCCGGCGTTGCCATCCCCGAGAACTGGGACAAGGGCGCGGATTTCACCGACGCCCTCTACTCCCGAATGCAGGACTTCTGTAAGGGCGACTGGGGAAAGAAGAGCTGCCCCTATACAAACCCGGACTATCCGGTCCAGGGCTACTCGCTTCAGATCACCGTCATGGGCGCGTGCGACGACATCGGCAAGGACAACTGTCCCAGCGACGTCTTCAACCTCAGCTCTCTGGTCCTGGCCGGTCTCGCAGACGGGATGCTCGTCGGGAATGAGGGCCCCGTCGGGATGCGCGGGCGTCTCAGCGCCGGCGCGCCGGAAGGCAAGCTGGCTGGCGTGCCTGGAATGGGCTCAATGCCAGTCAGGGGAGGAGCATGCAGAAACAGTTTCCCCGCCGGAACGCAGGTACTTCTTGCCGATGGAACCTACAAGTCCATTGAGAACCTGAAGGACGGTGACGTCGTCCTGGCGACCGACCCTCAGACAGGGGACACCCGCGGCCACGAGGTCACCGCAACGATCCGCACCCCAGACGACAAGGGGTTCACCACTCTGACCATCCGCGGTCTCGACGGAGCCGACCAGACCCTCACGTCGACCGACCACCACCCCTTCTGGTCGGAAACGCGGCACATGTGGCTCGACGCGGCCAGCCTAAGGGCGGGGGAGCGACTTCGGGCTAGCAGTGGTGCAACGGCAGAGGTGATCAGCCTTGTCCACCATGACTGGACGATGGTTGCATACAACCTCACGGTGGCCGACGTCCACACGTACTATGTGCTCGCCGGTGAGACTCCGGTTCTCGTCCACAACTCCGACCAGAACCCCTGGGATAATGCGATCGAATGGGAGAAGGGGCATCTTCCCGAGACTGGAGGGCCTAAAAACGGAATTCTGTACAAAAGATACCCAGATGCGGGTGGTGCACTCACCGGCTGGGGAGTGTATGACGAAAGTGGAAATCTAACATACCGCGTTGATCTTTTTGGTGCGGCACATAAGGGTGTCGAAACCCCTCACTGGCAGCCATACAAGACCAATGTCGCACCCAATGGGAAGGTGTACGTCAATAAGACCCCTGACGCCTTTCCTGGGACTGGTCCGGCTGGGGGTCCGCCTGTCGGGTGCCCGTTCTAA